The following coding sequences lie in one Stenotrophomonas rhizophila genomic window:
- a CDS encoding AraC family transcriptional regulator: MVDRLQSLLSRFAVSAEVFHAGPLCGINDLPADGERGQLHLIREGQVRVEHADGRVLQIDQPSVLLYPRPLAHRFVTDPQRGADFACAHLQFEGAGNNPVAAALPPVICLPLDQLYGGQPILSVLFEEAFAQRCGRQALLDRLFEVVLIQILRALMESGQLRVGLLAGMAHPRLRHALVAMHEAPADEWTLESLAQRAGMSRSAFADSFRDTIGSTPGHYLQGWRTRLVQQALRKGQPLKRIAIDVGYGSEAALSRAFKAQTGQSPRQWKEGVRAATDPS, encoded by the coding sequence ATGGTCGATCGCCTCCAGTCCCTGCTGAGCCGTTTTGCGGTCAGCGCCGAAGTCTTCCACGCCGGTCCGCTGTGCGGCATCAACGACCTGCCCGCCGATGGCGAACGCGGCCAGCTGCACCTCATCCGCGAGGGCCAGGTCCGCGTCGAGCACGCCGACGGCCGCGTGCTGCAGATCGACCAGCCCAGCGTGCTGCTGTATCCGCGCCCGCTGGCGCATCGCTTCGTGACCGATCCCCAGCGCGGCGCCGACTTCGCCTGCGCCCACCTGCAGTTCGAAGGTGCCGGCAACAACCCGGTCGCCGCCGCGCTGCCGCCGGTCATCTGCCTGCCGCTGGACCAGCTCTACGGCGGCCAGCCCATCCTGTCGGTGTTGTTTGAAGAAGCCTTCGCCCAGCGCTGCGGCCGCCAGGCGTTGCTCGACCGCCTGTTTGAAGTGGTGTTGATCCAGATCCTGCGCGCGCTGATGGAAAGCGGCCAGTTGCGTGTGGGGCTGCTCGCCGGCATGGCCCATCCGCGCCTGCGCCATGCGCTGGTGGCCATGCACGAGGCACCGGCCGACGAATGGACGCTGGAATCGCTGGCCCAGCGTGCCGGCATGTCACGCAGCGCGTTCGCCGACAGCTTCCGCGACACCATCGGCAGCACCCCCGGCCACTACCTGCAGGGCTGGCGCACGCGGCTGGTGCAGCAGGCCTTGCGCAAGGGGCAGCCGCTCAAGCGCATCGCCATCGATGTGGGGTATGGCAGCGAAGCGGCGTTGTCGCGCGCGTTCAAGGCGCAGACCGGGCAGTCGCCGCGGCAGTGGAAAGAGGGCGTGCGTGCCGCGACTGATCCATCGTGA
- a CDS encoding organic hydroperoxide resistance protein — MSIEKVLYTATATATGGREGHATSSDNVLDVQLSTPRELGGAGGPGTNPEQLFAAGYSACFLGALKFVAGQAKVALPAETAITGKVGIGQIPTGFGIEVALEISVPGLPREQVEELLQKAHIVCPYSNATRGNIDVTLTVA, encoded by the coding sequence ATGTCCATCGAAAAGGTTCTGTACACCGCCACCGCCACCGCTACCGGCGGCCGTGAAGGCCACGCCACCTCGTCCGACAACGTGCTGGACGTGCAGCTGTCGACCCCGCGCGAGCTGGGCGGCGCGGGCGGCCCGGGCACCAACCCGGAACAGCTGTTCGCCGCTGGCTACTCGGCCTGCTTCCTGGGCGCGCTGAAGTTCGTGGCCGGCCAGGCCAAGGTTGCGCTGCCGGCCGAGACCGCGATCACCGGCAAGGTGGGCATCGGCCAGATCCCGACCGGCTTCGGCATCGAAGTGGCGTTGGAGATCAGCGTGCCGGGCCTGCCGCGCGAGCAGGTGGAAGAGCTGTTGCAGAAGGCGCACATCGTGTGCCCGTACTCCAACGCGACCCGCGGCAACATCGACGTGACGCTGACCGTTGCCTGA